The Vibrio tubiashii ATCC 19109 genome has a segment encoding these proteins:
- a CDS encoding type VI secretion system ImpA family N-terminal domain-containing protein has translation MFFSDFARRPIDESNPSGLNPNGLDDFDEIKRQINNLNKVTGRVSWKSVQALSKKILTSHGKDFRCSCYFTVASTHNEGLKGLVEGLNSLLDLCIVYWYSAYPEHSKSNARMSAIEWMVEYVEKRIKKHNPRPEELPLIEAAHQLCLRIEEELRLHYGIKAPSFGRIRRILNQWIEEFKEAQQARKAIELSTAPSPVRPQAPAPAIKVDIAPTVSGKPTKEKQKVEPTSTKSNPIVLYALIGLIVAALAAHFIHKQQEFESLKRQIEQASLTELSEVADSLMSENKAHTPSLRKPTVDRLSSLMQDWYLDPVKVSHIDTIDELTSKLTTIYPDSSSIQQLRQSFKTRRSIFEDEYTAIHKRFAHARTVFANVANQNSDKETVAAYKYSNSLFPLLGRIEYAEKQMEQSEVDRSLLLLNTYLYKLNQLKTATNSNK, from the coding sequence ATGTTTTTCAGCGACTTCGCCAGAAGGCCAATCGATGAAAGTAATCCAAGCGGCTTAAACCCAAATGGCTTGGATGACTTTGATGAGATCAAGCGTCAAATAAACAACTTGAATAAAGTAACAGGGCGAGTGTCGTGGAAAAGTGTTCAGGCATTGTCGAAGAAAATCCTCACCTCCCATGGTAAGGACTTTCGTTGCAGCTGCTATTTCACTGTCGCCTCCACTCACAATGAAGGGTTGAAAGGTTTAGTTGAAGGCCTCAATTCCTTGCTAGATCTGTGTATCGTGTATTGGTATTCAGCATACCCAGAGCACTCAAAATCTAATGCGAGAATGAGTGCAATTGAATGGATGGTTGAGTACGTAGAAAAACGCATAAAAAAGCATAACCCTCGCCCTGAGGAGTTGCCATTAATCGAGGCAGCACACCAACTATGCTTACGTATTGAAGAAGAACTCCGTCTTCATTACGGAATTAAAGCCCCTTCGTTTGGTCGCATTCGTCGCATATTAAACCAATGGATCGAGGAGTTTAAGGAAGCCCAGCAGGCACGTAAAGCTATCGAGCTTTCAACGGCACCGTCTCCTGTTCGCCCCCAAGCTCCGGCACCTGCGATTAAAGTCGATATCGCCCCGACAGTCTCGGGCAAGCCAACCAAAGAGAAACAAAAGGTTGAGCCCACTTCCACCAAATCGAACCCTATCGTTCTTTACGCACTAATAGGTCTAATTGTTGCCGCGTTGGCCGCCCATTTTATCCACAAACAGCAAGAATTCGAATCACTTAAGCGACAGATTGAACAGGCCTCGTTAACAGAGCTTTCCGAAGTTGCGGATTCATTGATGTCTGAAAACAAAGCCCACACGCCGTCTTTAAGGAAACCTACGGTGGATCGCCTAAGTTCTCTAATGCAGGATTGGTATTTAGATCCAGTAAAAGTCAGCCATATAGATACGATCGATGAACTGACATCTAAGTTGACAACGATCTATCCAGATTCTTCCTCTATCCAACAACTTAGACAGAGCTTCAAAACTCGTCGTTCTATTTTCGAAGACGAGTACACAGCCATTCACAAGCGATTTGCTCACGCAAGAACCGTGTTCGCTAATGTCGCCAATCAGAACTCAGATAAAGAGACTGTAGCTGCATATAAGTACAGCAACTCACTCTTTCCGTTGCTCGGTAGAATTGAGTACGCAGAAAAACAGATGGAACAATCAGAAGTCGATCGTTCATTACTGTTGCTCAACACCTACTTGTACAAATTAAATCAACTAAAAACCGCAACGAATAGTAATAAATAA
- a CDS encoding porin family protein: MLKPSQVGLISALCLFSTFALAKGERYGASVNMINIDSINYKQGASGKQDSLRYGIVHTRPIDENNNRWRWWLGLNYLSEDIKAPANGVYQETTNFELRVVPQYALETWSVFTPYLGAGLSLGYSQYSNRWKVDSEGFRYGSQLEDIDQFEVGAVATIGTVIKLGSNPDAHIQIIPQASYILPVVNDGIGGVELSVSLLF, from the coding sequence ATGCTAAAACCAAGTCAAGTCGGGCTAATCTCAGCCTTGTGTCTATTCTCAACCTTTGCTCTAGCCAAAGGTGAGCGTTACGGTGCTTCGGTCAACATGATCAACATCGACAGCATCAATTATAAGCAGGGCGCTAGTGGTAAACAGGATTCGCTTCGTTACGGTATCGTGCATACTCGACCGATTGACGAGAACAACAACCGTTGGCGCTGGTGGCTTGGTCTAAACTACTTGTCTGAAGATATTAAAGCGCCAGCAAATGGTGTGTACCAAGAAACAACTAACTTCGAGTTGCGTGTTGTTCCTCAATACGCGCTTGAGACTTGGTCTGTATTCACTCCTTATCTTGGCGCGGGCTTGTCACTTGGCTACTCCCAATACTCCAATCGTTGGAAGGTAGACAGCGAAGGCTTCAGATACGGTTCTCAACTAGAGGATATCGATCAGTTTGAAGTGGGCGCAGTCGCGACAATTGGTACTGTAATCAAATTGGGCAGCAATCCTGACGCACATATCCAAATAATCCCCCAGGCTTCCTATATCCTTCCTGTCGTAAATGATGGAATTGGTGGCGTTGAACTTTCTGTATCACTGCTATTTTAA
- a CDS encoding Lrp/AsnC family transcriptional regulator: protein MISNMTLQGLDKLDRKILSSLLSNGRQSIANLSRNIGLSRTAVAERINRLEQTGIIKGYTAQIRIENEGRTAASYLLISCEKGKKNDVTNALKEIPEVRLTSVVGGNFDIIALIEAPDLQSIHHLSNEIEAFSGIQKLDTTVVLHQPISR, encoded by the coding sequence ATGATTTCTAACATGACTTTACAAGGCTTAGATAAATTGGATCGTAAAATACTTTCGAGCCTTTTATCGAACGGACGTCAGTCTATTGCAAATCTTTCTCGCAACATCGGTTTGTCACGTACCGCAGTCGCAGAGCGTATCAACCGATTAGAGCAAACTGGTATCATTAAAGGGTATACGGCTCAAATTCGCATAGAAAATGAAGGCCGAACAGCAGCTAGTTACCTGCTTATTTCTTGCGAGAAAGGCAAGAAAAATGATGTCACCAATGCGCTCAAAGAGATTCCAGAGGTACGCTTAACAAGCGTTGTGGGTGGCAACTTCGATATTATTGCCCTGATCGAAGCTCCAGACCTACAGTCTATTCACCACCTATCTAACGAGATAGAGGCATTTAGTGGTATTCAAAAGCTCGACACAACCGTCGTACTCCACCAGCCTATCAGTCGTTAA
- the tssM gene encoding type VI secretion system membrane subunit TssM encodes MFKQKLLRNPIVVSSVIALLLAVTLTAVYIFWLQEANKLFLWIGLGTIAAFYLIFQLTLWYKKKNNLKAQRLETEEEALSMVMRPLLANAGKKPIYLLIGNKASGRRQFLFNSSAIKPMDKTRTAKNDFFEWYESDNAVYVKPDQRLVFQEVSSSDASLWATFVDEVIRYRPRKPFSGCLLFIDFEFLIISEPEQKDYTLTALLERMKSVSEKTSSALPVYLMMSKLDKLDGFKEYVSFSSLKSRVEFLSIPLKEAKGVLTEYYRDSYQNLVKVLEANALDSSSTSNDVGEKQAILSFPKQFELCQAEVGYVLDRLCEANSGLYTLDLREIFFCSSLQGGRKYNLLAKSCSNYFNLPIIASEHTHLTETPYFSRFLMDSQVLPESDFAGENKTYLRIIQRQSRLAMLTSVVLLVGGGYFFATTLDSNLRVINQLLGIDETSQLDQNSDFNTLLTDANNSVQPSYNAWLSGSKALDEELLPLNISRLDESTKIAYIALLQQVSQRIMPIIESGYRIQLTQNLHDVNRALPLLKGYLMLNDPTKRDIKFLRNQTLEVLDGLSNPELAQQTMGYLDAYFRTEFAPVNISMDIVRATRRSLLSNSNVDLVYAGILSQADSIGLGTLDLQRAVGFEFSNVFSTPSDRESLVIDKAYTSTGFSTFYRPRVDLLSKQVISDNWVLGLSNHVIPTQEEQEAFKDQVRKKYTDDYISYWRNALSELKVQHYDNVGDLTNAVDLISGPSSPLTTVLKQVYANTQFSPVGDKNALVSKVNPKLLEVASSTSEAAEEVLKPDYLLMKRVEQAFNLLNQLQVSETPNSPTPWDETIAALSRVRTYMKDIADAPDPQMAALAAAQHRMNSTDADPLIKLKQIAQKSPEPVRSWLLEVVKQSWSVMITESSKGIQTQWYSEIYSKFRELGLGKYPFDLSATEEISIEDFELLFASGGLLDTFIQKNFAPFYDTNLWVPKQVDGETMPISPALLVQLRNYNVIRDTLINKSTNRINIPFSAKVLDLDSSAIRASIKIADTDISYYHGPSRIREMEWPPQNGDFNISITIQDVTDEGKQHVLNKSGQWAIYRLLGDSSLTNTHNGSFVSNIKVSGRDLSLRITPLTPKNPFTLAELYNFTLPESI; translated from the coding sequence ATGTTCAAACAAAAACTACTAAGAAACCCCATCGTGGTTTCCAGCGTGATTGCTCTGCTTCTTGCAGTGACATTAACTGCTGTTTACATATTCTGGCTACAAGAAGCTAACAAGCTATTCTTATGGATAGGATTAGGCACAATCGCTGCTTTTTACCTAATTTTCCAGCTCACGCTTTGGTATAAGAAAAAAAATAATCTAAAAGCACAGCGCCTTGAGACTGAAGAAGAAGCACTTTCAATGGTCATGCGCCCATTGCTCGCTAACGCTGGCAAAAAGCCAATCTACTTGCTGATTGGAAACAAAGCATCTGGTCGACGTCAGTTTTTGTTCAATTCCAGTGCCATTAAGCCAATGGACAAAACTCGAACCGCAAAAAACGACTTTTTCGAGTGGTATGAATCCGACAATGCCGTCTATGTAAAACCCGATCAGAGATTGGTTTTCCAAGAGGTATCAAGCAGTGACGCTTCTTTATGGGCAACGTTCGTCGATGAAGTGATACGTTACAGACCACGCAAGCCGTTTTCTGGTTGCCTGCTGTTTATTGATTTTGAGTTCCTGATCATTTCAGAACCGGAACAGAAGGATTACACGCTGACGGCTTTGTTGGAACGAATGAAATCCGTTAGCGAGAAAACATCGTCTGCCCTGCCCGTCTATCTAATGATGTCTAAGCTAGACAAGCTTGACGGATTCAAAGAATACGTGAGCTTCAGTTCGCTTAAATCTCGCGTAGAGTTTCTTTCTATTCCATTAAAAGAAGCAAAAGGTGTCCTTACCGAGTACTACCGCGATAGCTATCAAAACTTGGTAAAAGTGCTAGAGGCGAATGCACTAGATTCCTCATCAACATCGAATGATGTGGGCGAAAAGCAAGCGATTCTATCTTTTCCAAAACAGTTCGAGCTATGCCAAGCAGAAGTGGGGTATGTACTTGATCGCCTTTGTGAAGCCAACAGTGGCTTATATACCTTAGATCTACGCGAAATATTCTTTTGCTCTAGTTTACAAGGTGGTCGCAAGTACAACCTACTAGCAAAGAGTTGCAGTAACTACTTTAACTTACCAATCATTGCCTCTGAACATACTCATTTAACAGAAACGCCTTATTTCTCAAGGTTTCTCATGGACTCTCAAGTTTTACCTGAGAGTGACTTTGCCGGAGAAAACAAAACGTACCTCCGCATAATACAAAGACAAAGCCGTCTTGCGATGCTCACTTCTGTCGTTTTACTCGTGGGTGGCGGCTACTTTTTTGCAACAACGCTAGACAGCAACCTGCGTGTAATCAACCAGTTACTTGGTATTGATGAGACTAGTCAACTTGATCAAAATTCGGACTTCAATACCCTGCTAACTGATGCAAACAACTCTGTTCAGCCGTCTTACAATGCTTGGTTAAGTGGTTCTAAAGCGCTAGACGAAGAGTTATTACCATTGAACATTAGTCGTTTAGACGAAAGCACAAAAATCGCGTATATAGCCCTTCTGCAGCAAGTATCTCAGCGAATAATGCCAATTATCGAGAGCGGTTATCGGATTCAATTGACTCAGAATCTTCATGACGTAAATCGTGCGCTACCTTTGCTAAAAGGTTACTTAATGCTCAACGATCCTACTAAACGAGATATCAAGTTCCTTCGTAATCAAACACTTGAGGTACTAGACGGCCTTAGTAACCCGGAACTGGCTCAACAGACTATGGGTTATCTTGATGCTTATTTCCGTACTGAGTTTGCTCCTGTTAACATCAGTATGGACATTGTTCGTGCCACAAGACGCTCGCTCCTATCAAATTCTAATGTTGATCTTGTCTACGCAGGTATATTGAGCCAAGCGGATTCCATCGGTTTAGGTACCCTAGATCTACAGCGTGCAGTAGGGTTTGAGTTTAGCAATGTATTTTCAACACCGAGCGACCGTGAAAGCTTGGTCATTGATAAAGCATACACTTCAACAGGCTTTAGTACCTTCTATCGACCTCGTGTAGATTTATTGTCAAAACAGGTTATCAGTGACAACTGGGTACTTGGGTTATCAAATCATGTAATCCCTACCCAAGAAGAGCAAGAAGCCTTCAAAGATCAAGTACGTAAAAAGTATACAGATGACTACATCAGCTACTGGCGCAATGCGTTAAGTGAGCTCAAAGTACAGCACTACGACAACGTAGGTGATCTTACTAATGCCGTGGATCTAATTTCGGGGCCTTCGTCTCCTTTAACCACCGTTTTAAAGCAAGTTTACGCAAATACACAGTTCTCTCCTGTAGGAGATAAAAACGCCCTAGTTTCAAAGGTTAATCCTAAGTTGCTTGAGGTTGCCAGTTCCACTTCGGAAGCGGCAGAAGAGGTGCTAAAACCTGATTACTTGCTAATGAAGCGTGTGGAACAAGCATTTAACTTGTTAAACCAATTGCAAGTGAGTGAGACTCCTAACTCACCGACACCATGGGATGAAACAATCGCCGCTCTAAGTCGCGTTCGTACCTACATGAAAGACATTGCCGATGCCCCAGATCCACAAATGGCAGCGTTGGCTGCGGCTCAGCATCGAATGAACAGTACTGATGCCGATCCGCTGATTAAGCTTAAACAGATCGCTCAGAAATCGCCGGAGCCAGTGAGAAGTTGGCTGCTTGAAGTGGTGAAACAAAGTTGGTCAGTGATGATTACCGAATCATCAAAGGGCATCCAAACTCAGTGGTACAGCGAAATATACTCTAAGTTCAGAGAGCTTGGACTTGGTAAATATCCGTTCGACCTGTCTGCGACAGAAGAGATCTCTATTGAAGACTTTGAACTTCTTTTTGCTTCGGGCGGATTACTAGACACATTCATACAAAAGAACTTCGCACCTTTTTATGACACAAACCTATGGGTACCAAAGCAGGTTGATGGCGAGACAATGCCAATTTCTCCCGCTCTTTTGGTTCAACTGCGCAACTACAATGTCATAAGAGATACGTTAATTAACAAGAGCACTAACCGTATCAATATTCCTTTTAGTGCCAAAGTATTAGACCTTGATTCAAGTGCTATCAGAGCCAGCATTAAGATTGCCGACACTGATATTAGCTACTATCACGGTCCAAGCCGAATTCGTGAGATGGAGTGGCCACCGCAAAATGGTGACTTCAATATTAGTATCACGATCCAAGATGTAACCGACGAAGGTAAACAACACGTTTTAAATAAGAGTGGTCAATGGGCGATATATAGATTGCTAGGTGATTCGTCCCTGACAAACACTCATAACGGTAGCTTCGTCAGTAACATAAAAGTGTCAGGAAGGGATTTGAGCCTTCGTATCACCCCACTGACACCGAAAAACCCGTTTACTCTTGCGGAGCTGTATAACTTTACACTTCCAGAGTCAATTTAA